One genomic window of Bradyrhizobium sp. B124 includes the following:
- a CDS encoding ABC transporter permease, whose protein sequence is MDAVKRYFRSPAAVIGLILLLLVIAMAVSAGLLYPRDPLALAGRPLVWPFSNPRFLLGTDNSGRDIAAQIFYGARISLLIGGVATVIAILIGILVGAFAGYYGGWVDNVLMRITEAFQTLPNFVLLLVLVAVFGSTLTTVTIAVGVVSWPAPARLTRAEFLSLRNREFVQAGKTLGMKDLQLILGEILPNALPPVIVYASVVMAVAILLESALAFLRLSDPNVASWGNLIGLGRDVLRVQWYVSAIPGIAILVTVLAVSLVGQGLNDALNPRLKSR, encoded by the coding sequence ATGGACGCGGTGAAGCGCTACTTCCGCAGCCCGGCCGCCGTGATCGGCCTGATCCTGCTGCTGCTCGTGATCGCAATGGCTGTCAGCGCCGGCTTGCTCTATCCGCGCGACCCACTCGCGCTGGCCGGCCGGCCGCTGGTCTGGCCGTTCTCCAATCCGCGCTTCCTGCTCGGCACCGACAATTCCGGCCGCGACATCGCCGCGCAGATCTTCTACGGCGCACGGATCTCGCTCCTGATCGGCGGCGTCGCCACCGTGATCGCGATCCTGATCGGCATCCTGGTCGGCGCCTTCGCCGGCTATTACGGCGGCTGGGTCGACAACGTCCTGATGCGGATCACCGAAGCGTTCCAGACCCTGCCGAACTTCGTGCTGCTGCTGGTGCTGGTCGCGGTGTTCGGTTCGACGCTGACCACGGTGACCATCGCGGTCGGCGTGGTGTCGTGGCCGGCGCCAGCGCGGCTGACCCGCGCCGAGTTCCTGTCGCTGCGCAACCGCGAATTCGTCCAGGCGGGCAAGACGCTCGGCATGAAGGACCTCCAGCTCATTCTCGGCGAGATCCTGCCCAACGCGCTGCCGCCCGTGATCGTCTATGCCAGCGTGGTGATGGCGGTCGCGATCCTCCTCGAAAGCGCACTCGCGTTCCTGAGGCTGTCCGATCCCAACGTCGCCTCCTGGGGCAATCTGATCGGGCTCGGCCGCGATGTGCTCCGCGTGCAGTGGTACGTCTCGGCGATCCCCGGCATTGCGATCCTCGTCACCGTGCTCGCGGTGTCGCTAGTCGGCCAGGGCCTCAACGATGCGCTCAATCCGAGGCTGAAGAGCCGATGA
- a CDS encoding ABC transporter permease, with translation MRILSLAGRRLAASIPTLFLILIGVFLLLQLAPGDTVDALMAQMGGGDAATAQQLRKFYGLDLSVPAQLANYLWHLVRLDLGFSSIYGKPVATVILERLPPTILLMTASLSFAFFFGLVFGVIAARGVNRWPDTLISTLGLIFYATPSFWFGLMAIVVFSVYLQWLPSGGFQDIGTVQTGIRGVLDIAAHLVLPTLTLGLIFLAIYLRIMRASMLEVLNLDFVRTARAKGLDETHVITRHVLRNALLPMVTLIGLQAGTMLGGSVVVESVFSLPGLGRLAYESVVQRDLNTLLGIVFVSALLVIVVNFVVDLLYARLDPRIAAEG, from the coding sequence ATGCGTATCCTGAGCCTTGCGGGGCGGCGGCTGGCCGCCTCGATTCCGACCCTGTTCCTGATCCTGATCGGCGTGTTCCTGCTGTTGCAGCTCGCGCCGGGCGACACCGTCGATGCGCTGATGGCGCAGATGGGCGGCGGCGACGCCGCGACCGCGCAACAGCTGCGCAAGTTCTACGGGCTCGACCTCTCGGTTCCGGCGCAGCTCGCCAACTATCTGTGGCACCTGGTGCGGCTCGATCTCGGCTTCTCCTCGATCTACGGCAAGCCGGTGGCGACCGTGATCCTGGAGCGGCTGCCGCCGACCATCCTGCTGATGACCGCGTCGCTGTCGTTCGCGTTCTTCTTCGGCCTCGTGTTCGGCGTGATCGCCGCGCGCGGCGTCAACCGCTGGCCCGACACGTTGATCTCGACGCTTGGCCTGATCTTCTACGCCACCCCTTCGTTCTGGTTCGGGCTGATGGCGATCGTGGTGTTCTCGGTCTATCTGCAATGGCTGCCATCCGGCGGTTTCCAGGACATCGGAACAGTGCAGACCGGCATCCGGGGCGTGCTCGATATCGCGGCCCACCTCGTGCTGCCGACGCTGACGCTCGGGCTGATCTTCCTTGCGATCTATTTGCGCATCATGCGCGCTTCCATGCTCGAGGTCTTGAACCTCGATTTCGTCCGCACCGCCCGCGCGAAGGGACTGGACGAGACCCATGTCATCACCCGCCACGTGCTGCGCAACGCGCTGCTGCCGATGGTGACGCTGATCGGATTGCAGGCCGGCACCATGCTCGGCGGCTCGGTCGTGGTCGAGAGCGTGTTCTCGCTGCCCGGCCTCGGCCGCCTCGCCTATGAGTCCGTGGTGCAGCGCGACCTCAACACCCTGCTCGGCATCGTCTTCGTGTCCGCGCTCCTTGTGATTGTCGTGAACTTCGTGGTCGACCTGCTCTACGCGCGGCTCGACCCGCGCATCGCGGCGGAGGGCTGA
- a CDS encoding ABC transporter substrate-binding protein — protein MDLSRLEINRRTALLTSAAIAANVINPMRAFAQETPRKGGVFNVHYGAEQRQLNPSIQASTGVYIIGGKIQENLVDLDANGQPVGVLAESWEATPDGKTVTFKLRKGVTWHDGKPFTSEDVAFTAMNMWKKILNYGSTLQLFLTSVDTPDPQTAIFRYERPMPLNLLLRALPDLGYVSAKHLYESGDIRQNPTNLAPVGTGPFKFVKYERGQYIIADRNPDYWRPNAPYLDRIVWKVITDRAAAAAQMEAGELHYSPFSGLTISDMARLGKDKRFIVQTKGNEGNARTNTIEFNFRRKELSDIRVRRAIAHAINVPFFIENFLGDFAKLGTGPIPSTSTDFFPGPNTPQYPYDKAKAIALLDEAGLKASGGNRFSLKLLPAPWGEDISLWSTFIQQSLGEVGIQVDIVRNDGGGFLKQVYDDHAFDLATGWHQYRNDPAVSTTVWYRSGQPKGAPWTNQWGWEDKTVDKTIDDAATEVDPVKRKALYADFVKEVNTELPVWMPIEQIFVTVITAKARNHSNTPRWGSASWHDLWLSA, from the coding sequence ATGGATTTGTCCCGCCTTGAGATCAACCGCCGCACGGCCCTTCTGACCTCGGCCGCGATTGCGGCCAACGTCATCAATCCGATGCGGGCATTCGCGCAGGAAACCCCGCGCAAGGGCGGCGTGTTCAACGTCCATTACGGCGCCGAGCAGCGCCAGCTCAACCCCAGCATCCAGGCCTCGACCGGCGTCTACATCATCGGCGGCAAGATCCAGGAGAATCTGGTCGACCTCGACGCCAACGGCCAGCCGGTCGGCGTGCTCGCCGAGAGCTGGGAGGCGACGCCGGACGGCAAGACCGTTACCTTCAAGCTGCGCAAGGGCGTCACCTGGCACGACGGCAAGCCGTTCACGTCGGAGGACGTCGCCTTCACCGCGATGAACATGTGGAAGAAGATCCTCAACTACGGATCGACGCTGCAGCTGTTCCTCACATCGGTCGATACGCCCGATCCGCAGACCGCGATCTTCCGCTACGAGCGGCCGATGCCGCTGAACCTGCTGCTCCGGGCCCTGCCCGACCTCGGCTACGTCTCCGCCAAGCATCTCTATGAGAGCGGCGACATCAGGCAGAACCCGACCAATCTGGCGCCGGTCGGCACCGGCCCGTTCAAATTCGTCAAATATGAGCGCGGGCAATACATCATCGCCGACCGCAATCCGGATTACTGGCGGCCGAACGCGCCCTATCTCGACCGCATCGTCTGGAAGGTGATCACCGACCGCGCCGCCGCGGCCGCCCAGATGGAGGCCGGCGAATTGCACTACAGCCCGTTCTCGGGGCTGACGATCTCGGACATGGCGCGGCTCGGCAAGGACAAGCGCTTCATCGTCCAGACCAAGGGCAATGAAGGCAACGCCCGCACCAACACCATCGAGTTCAACTTCCGCCGCAAGGAATTGTCCGACATCCGCGTCCGCCGCGCCATCGCGCATGCGATCAACGTGCCGTTCTTCATCGAGAACTTCTTGGGCGATTTCGCCAAGCTCGGCACCGGCCCGATTCCCTCGACCTCGACCGACTTCTTTCCCGGACCGAACACGCCGCAATATCCATATGACAAGGCCAAGGCGATCGCGCTGCTCGACGAGGCCGGCCTCAAGGCCTCAGGCGGCAACCGCTTCTCCCTCAAGCTGCTGCCGGCGCCGTGGGGTGAGGACATCTCGCTGTGGTCGACCTTCATCCAGCAGTCGCTGGGAGAAGTCGGCATTCAGGTCGATATCGTGCGCAACGACGGCGGCGGCTTCCTCAAGCAGGTCTATGACGACCACGCCTTCGATCTTGCGACCGGCTGGCACCAGTACCGCAACGACCCTGCGGTCTCGACCACGGTGTGGTACCGCTCCGGCCAGCCCAAGGGCGCGCCGTGGACCAACCAGTGGGGCTGGGAGGACAAGACCGTCGACAAGACCATCGACGATGCCGCGACCGAAGTCGATCCGGTCAAGCGCAAGGCGCTCTATGCCGATTTCGTCAAGGAGGTGAACACCGAACTGCCGGTCTGGATGCCGATCGAGCAGATCTTCGTCACCGTGATCACCGCAAAGGCGCGCAACCACTCCAACACGCCGCGATGGGGCTCGGCGAGCTGGCACGATCTGTGGCTAAGCGCATGA
- a CDS encoding HU family DNA-binding protein produces the protein MATQLSKSQVIEKIATTTELSKRDVKNVLDSLVDVGHKELKKAGVFLVPGFAKFVVVKKPATKARKGTNPFTGEEMMFKAKPARKIVRARPVKAAKDAV, from the coding sequence ATGGCTACCCAACTGTCGAAGTCGCAAGTGATCGAGAAGATCGCGACCACCACCGAACTCTCCAAGCGCGACGTCAAGAACGTTTTGGACTCGCTCGTCGATGTCGGCCACAAGGAGCTGAAGAAGGCCGGGGTGTTCCTCGTCCCCGGCTTCGCCAAGTTCGTTGTGGTCAAGAAGCCGGCGACCAAGGCGCGCAAGGGCACCAACCCCTTCACCGGTGAAGAGATGATGTTCAAGGCCAAGCCGGCCCGGAAGATCGTCCGCGCACGGCCGGTCAAGGCCGCCAAGGACGCGGTTTAA
- a CDS encoding SDR family oxidoreductase, giving the protein MNLSMKDRVAVVTGGSKGIGIAVARRFAESGAKVAILARGAADLAAAREALARDGLVVRDYVCDVAKAADISSAYDQIVADLGKIDVLVNNAGTARTLAFENISDEAWQEDLDLKLFAAIRFSRLVWPGMKQRKWGRIINVLNTFAKAPAGNSAPTSVSRAAGMALTKVMANEGGEHNVLVNALLVGLIMSDQWVKRHAAQAPNTDFGEFAKGLAKGTPLGRIGTAEEFANLACFLASEQGSYITGTAINVDGGRSPVV; this is encoded by the coding sequence ATGAACCTATCAATGAAGGACCGTGTCGCGGTAGTCACCGGCGGCAGCAAGGGCATCGGGATCGCGGTGGCGCGGCGGTTTGCGGAATCCGGCGCCAAGGTCGCGATCCTCGCGCGGGGCGCGGCCGACCTCGCGGCGGCGCGCGAGGCACTCGCCAGGGACGGCCTTGTGGTGCGCGATTATGTCTGCGACGTCGCGAAGGCCGCCGACATCTCGAGCGCGTACGACCAGATCGTCGCGGATCTCGGCAAGATCGACGTGCTGGTCAACAACGCCGGAACCGCGCGCACGCTGGCCTTCGAGAACATCAGCGACGAGGCCTGGCAGGAGGACCTCGACCTGAAACTGTTCGCCGCGATCCGCTTCAGCCGGCTGGTGTGGCCGGGCATGAAGCAGCGCAAATGGGGTCGCATCATCAACGTGCTCAACACCTTTGCGAAGGCGCCGGCCGGCAATTCCGCGCCCACCTCGGTGTCGCGCGCCGCCGGCATGGCGCTGACCAAGGTGATGGCCAATGAAGGCGGCGAGCACAACGTCCTGGTGAATGCGCTGCTGGTCGGCCTGATCATGAGCGATCAATGGGTCAAGCGGCACGCGGCCCAGGCGCCGAACACGGATTTCGGGGAATTCGCCAAGGGCCTTGCCAAGGGCACGCCGCTCGGCCGCATCGGGACGGCGGAGGAGTTCGCCAACCTCGCCTGCTTCCTGGCCTCGGAGCAAGGCTCCTACATCACCGGCACCGCCATCAATGTCGATGGTGGCCGGTCGCCGGTGGTCTAG
- a CDS encoding ABC transporter substrate-binding protein, translated as MRKLTRPGSPHTFTRRTAAALITAVITLSTSAAAFAADAIVLRVGDQKGGNRSLLEISGLAKDLPYKIEWSEFPAAAPILEAINAGALDVGYTGDLSFLTVYASGAPIKAIGGTRSDARTQAILVRGDSPIKTAADLKGKRLAGTRGGWGQFLINATLEKAGSRIEEATFAPLGPVDAKIALLAGSIDAWAVWEPYISYAKLKDNARVVADGEGLTPTITFIVASDNAIAAKRAAVQDLVQRLNKARLWSLDHLAEYAKSTAELTKLPEDVLLAAYTAQKTSPIAINEAVVKEVQAASDRATRYGILGKTLDVGKAVDRSFTASASLN; from the coding sequence ATGCGCAAACTGACCCGCCCGGGTTCTCCCCATACATTCACGCGCCGCACCGCGGCCGCGCTGATCACGGCCGTCATCACGCTGTCGACATCGGCCGCAGCCTTCGCGGCTGATGCGATCGTGCTGCGGGTCGGCGACCAGAAGGGCGGCAACCGCTCGCTGCTGGAGATCTCCGGCCTCGCCAAGGACCTGCCCTACAAGATCGAATGGTCGGAATTTCCGGCCGCAGCCCCGATCCTGGAGGCGATCAATGCCGGCGCGCTCGATGTCGGCTACACCGGCGACCTGTCCTTCCTCACGGTCTATGCCTCCGGCGCGCCGATCAAGGCGATCGGCGGCACGCGCTCCGATGCACGGACCCAGGCGATCCTGGTGCGCGGGGATTCGCCGATCAAGACGGCGGCCGATCTGAAGGGCAAGCGCCTCGCCGGCACGCGGGGCGGCTGGGGCCAGTTCCTGATCAATGCGACGCTGGAGAAGGCCGGCAGCAGGATCGAGGAGGCGACCTTCGCCCCGCTCGGCCCGGTCGACGCCAAGATCGCGCTGCTCGCCGGTTCGATCGACGCCTGGGCGGTGTGGGAGCCGTACATCTCCTATGCCAAGCTGAAGGACAATGCGCGCGTCGTCGCCGATGGCGAGGGCCTGACGCCGACCATCACCTTCATCGTCGCCTCCGACAACGCGATCGCGGCCAAGCGCGCGGCGGTGCAGGATCTGGTGCAGCGGCTCAACAAGGCGCGGTTGTGGTCGCTCGACCATCTTGCCGAATACGCGAAGAGCACGGCCGAGCTCACAAAACTGCCGGAAGACGTGCTGCTCGCCGCCTACACTGCACAGAAGACGAGCCCGATCGCGATCAACGAGGCCGTGGTGAAGGAAGTGCAGGCCGCATCCGACCGCGCCACGCGCTACGGCATCCTCGGCAAGACGCTGGATGTCGGCAAGGCCGTCGACCGCAGTTTTACGGCAAGCGCAAGCTTGAACTAG
- a CDS encoding ABC transporter substrate-binding protein — translation MMSTNKKTVMDRRTLLRAGAAAALAAPIGAYSAQAFAPRPVASAIDFSEFPICKTASDAPPLTGAPRKLKLSWNAGAVCLAPLPVAIDHGFFQKQNLDVELVNYSGSTDQLLEAIATGKSDAGLGMALRWLKPLEQGFDVKIAAGTHGGCMRVLTRTNSGVGKLADLKGKIVAVGDLAGPDKNFFSIQLSKLGIDPVRDVDWRAYPGNLLNVAVEKGEVQAFLSSDPLAYLWLKDAQYKEVASNLDGEYRDKSCCIVGLRGSLVREEPHVARAITQALLDAAMFTSQNPDKAAKSFQPYAPKAASLADLEAMARYHTHHHHPTGEVLKRELKGYADDLKSVQVFKQSTDTAKFAERIYVDVFSV, via the coding sequence ATGATGTCGACGAACAAGAAGACGGTGATGGATCGCCGCACCTTACTGCGTGCAGGCGCCGCTGCAGCTCTTGCCGCGCCGATCGGCGCCTATAGCGCGCAAGCGTTCGCGCCGCGCCCGGTCGCATCGGCGATCGACTTCTCCGAATTCCCGATCTGCAAGACCGCCTCCGATGCGCCGCCGCTGACGGGAGCGCCGCGCAAGCTGAAGCTGTCCTGGAACGCCGGCGCGGTTTGCCTCGCGCCGCTCCCGGTCGCGATCGACCATGGATTCTTCCAGAAGCAGAATCTCGACGTCGAGCTCGTCAACTATTCCGGCTCGACCGACCAACTGCTGGAGGCAATTGCCACCGGCAAGAGCGACGCCGGGCTCGGCATGGCGCTGCGCTGGTTGAAGCCGCTGGAACAGGGGTTCGACGTCAAGATTGCCGCCGGCACCCATGGCGGCTGCATGCGCGTCCTGACCCGCACCAATTCCGGCGTCGGCAAGCTCGCCGACCTCAAGGGCAAGATCGTCGCGGTCGGCGATCTCGCCGGTCCCGACAAGAACTTCTTCTCGATCCAGCTCTCCAAGCTCGGCATCGACCCGGTGAGGGATGTCGACTGGCGCGCCTATCCCGGCAATCTCCTGAACGTCGCGGTCGAGAAGGGCGAGGTGCAGGCCTTCCTGTCGTCCGACCCGCTGGCCTATCTCTGGCTGAAGGATGCGCAGTACAAGGAGGTCGCTTCCAACCTCGACGGCGAGTACCGCGACAAGAGCTGCTGCATCGTCGGCCTGCGCGGCAGTTTGGTGCGGGAAGAGCCGCACGTCGCGCGTGCCATCACCCAGGCGCTGCTCGATGCCGCGATGTTCACCTCGCAGAACCCGGACAAGGCGGCAAAATCGTTTCAGCCCTATGCGCCGAAGGCGGCGAGCCTCGCCGATCTCGAGGCGATGGCGCGCTACCACACCCATCATCATCATCCCACCGGCGAAGTGCTCAAGCGCGAGCTCAAGGGCTATGCCGACGACCTGAAATCGGTGCAGGTGTTCAAGCAGAGCACCGACACGGCCAAATTCGCGGAGCGGATCTATGTCGACGTATTCAGTGTCTGA
- a CDS encoding ABC transporter permease subunit codes for MSTYSVSDTTAAAAPRAAVTFSNLSGSYGVGLAATLAWLAFGLSCLYWPDVGDWSRTESLGIGAIVIAAFILFGTFSADYLGSAGQALRKRAPWLVAFGAFVTLWEVATAKFAWLPLPFFPPPQSILEVYTDDLPKLLDSVFASIKLQLGGYIIGATVGFITGVSIGWSQKIGYWVHPVLRFIGPLPATAWLPIAFFTFPSSWSASTFLIALATGFPVTVLTWSGVASVSSAYYDVARTLGAKPSFLVLKVAIPAALPHVFVGLFMGLGSSFAVLVVAEMIGVKAGLGWYLQWAQGWAAYANMYAALIVMSLLCSGAITLLFRTRDRLLVWQKGVVKW; via the coding sequence ATGTCGACGTATTCAGTGTCTGACACGACGGCCGCCGCCGCCCCGCGCGCCGCGGTCACGTTCTCGAACCTCTCCGGCAGCTACGGCGTTGGCCTCGCGGCAACCCTCGCCTGGCTCGCGTTCGGGCTGTCATGCCTCTATTGGCCCGATGTCGGCGACTGGTCGCGGACGGAATCGCTCGGCATCGGCGCGATCGTCATCGCAGCCTTTATCCTGTTTGGTACATTCAGCGCGGATTATCTCGGCAGTGCCGGGCAGGCGTTGCGCAAGCGCGCGCCATGGCTGGTGGCCTTCGGCGCCTTCGTCACGTTGTGGGAGGTCGCCACCGCGAAATTCGCCTGGCTGCCACTGCCGTTCTTTCCGCCGCCGCAGTCGATCCTCGAGGTCTATACCGACGATCTGCCAAAACTGCTCGACAGCGTGTTCGCCTCGATCAAGCTGCAGCTCGGCGGCTACATCATCGGCGCAACGGTCGGCTTCATCACGGGCGTCTCGATCGGCTGGTCGCAAAAGATCGGCTATTGGGTGCACCCGGTGCTGCGCTTCATCGGCCCGCTGCCGGCGACCGCCTGGCTGCCGATCGCGTTCTTCACCTTCCCGTCCAGCTGGAGCGCCTCGACCTTCCTGATCGCGCTCGCCACCGGCTTCCCGGTGACCGTCTTGACCTGGTCGGGTGTGGCGAGCGTCAGCAGCGCCTATTACGATGTCGCGCGCACGCTCGGCGCCAAGCCGTCGTTCCTGGTGCTGAAGGTCGCAATCCCGGCCGCGCTGCCGCACGTGTTCGTCGGCCTGTTCATGGGGCTCGGTTCGTCCTTTGCGGTGCTCGTGGTCGCCGAAATGATCGGCGTCAAGGCCGGGCTCGGCTGGTACCTGCAATGGGCGCAGGGCTGGGCGGCCTATGCCAACATGTATGCGGCGCTGATCGTGATGTCGCTGCTCTGCTCCGGCGCGATCACGCTGTTGTTCAGGACCCGTGACCGCCTGCTGGTCTGGCAGAAGGGTGTCGTCAAATGGTAG